TGTTTTGAGTTAGAAACCAGAGTCACTTAGGCAAGAGATCTGTTGGGTAACCATTGAGTCCAGCCTGACTCCAGTCAGGGTTATAACAACATTCAGCTGAGCTTTTGTTTGTTGCCCAAGGGCACGTTTTACCCTCTGGGTATTCTATCAAGACAAATTAACACACCCTGCCCTCTCTTGCAGAGCTTCTGATTTAAAGCAGACACGTGTATGGATGGAACGCCAgagctttaaaattaaaaaaaaaaaaaaaaggactgtttATTTCAGTCTTCTTGTTTTAAGATGAAAAGGCCAAGATCAAAGGAGACTTGTAGTTTACTGTGAGCCCAGCATTGTGCTAAACATGTTTTTTTGTGGTATTTCATTTCCTAAAGTGACAGGCACCATTTTAATCTATCCTCaattaacagatgaggaaactgagcctcagggGGACAAATGACTTGCCTAATGTCCCAGAGCTAATCAGTGGAGGAACCAGGCTTTGAATCCAGGCCAGTATGCTCCAAAGTGCTTGCTCTCAACCCTGCACCCAGGCCAGGTCTTTCCTTTGAGCTGCTGCAACAGCGGATGCTCACCTTGGCGTTTATCCCACCTCCTCTGCCCCATCTGAAAACAATGCTGCCCTTGTCCTCTGCACTGGCCACCCGCCTGCATTCAGCTTTAGCCCCTCTTTGGAATTAGCAAGAAGCTGCTCTTCCTAGTACTggtggttatttttaaaagtgtgaaatAAGTGTAAAGCAGgatattttcagtaaaaatatcTCCCTGCTTATACAATGAAGTGGTACCAAAAGCACTGACTTGGAGCACATACATGGTTAGTTTTTTCAGAGATGAATATAGTTCTCATATGGCAGCCCACTGGGAAGGCTCAAGTGTTCTGGATGAACAAGGGGCTGAGCTGAGCTTCAGGGTACTGGATGTGTGCTAACATTCTGACAGAGGAGCCTCGGGTCTGCTTCTCCCAGTAAATGATGATTCCTAGAGTCCTAGAGCATAGAGGAGTCAGCCAGAGATTTAAAGTGAAAAGACCTGAGCAAATGTAGCCTGAGCATCCTAAACCTATTAGCCAGTTACTCATCCTGTCCATAAAGAGCTACAGGAGTTAAATATGTAACATACATGGAAATGTCCAGTGCTAGTATCTTCGTTAAGCTTTAAAACCTGCCAGCAACCCCATTCCTCCCCCATAACGGTATTCTGAGAATTGCTATATTTTAAGATGAAACGTGTATGTAAGAGCATATGGAAGCATCATTGAAAATTCTAGACAGCAGCAGACTCTAGGAAATGTGTGGGCTTTAGGAAGGACACCTTCCTATGCCCAGCCCCTACGATGTGTTTATCATATTCTTAACGTGGgtaatactttcttttctttaggcTCATTGTTTATTTTGTGAGCATTTACAGAAGGCCAgccctgtgccaggcatggtgcaggAGCTGCAGGAGAGACATTCTCTTCTGTCTGCCAACACACAGGATCTCGTGCAGAGCCTGGAAAACTACAGGCCTTGGGTTCTTTCCTATCAGAAACCAGAGAGTGTTTGCCCTCTTTTGAAACTCCGTTTCCTGGTAGTACCTTTGAGGATCCATCTAAGGAATGtggttcccccccacccccccaccacttACCCCTCTGGTTCCAGCAGCTTGGCCCAAGGGATTGCTGGGGGATTGTGCATGTCTTTGGCCTGGCTTCATCTGGCCGTGGCTTTTCCTTGTTTGTGGTCACAGCCAAGGGAAGCCTGGTGCCTGGCTCTGAGACCTACATGGGACACGATCCCAGAAGGACTTACCCGATGGCTTGTCTGTGGAGGATGGGAGGCTGGTGAGAGTGGGCATAGTGGGCAGAGGGGGTGGCAGCACCTTCAGGTTCTGGTCACTCTGGATCTCGTTGGTAGAGATCTGGTTGATGATACGATTGTAGGTGGGTGGCTGGTAGACCCGGGgtgggacagcggggggtggctGGGGGACGGGCCTGGCTGCGGGCACCCTCTGGCAGTGCTCCTCAAGCTGCGCAATGATCTCTGATTGATTGTGGGCCAGTGTGGCCAGGTGCTGGTACTTGTGCTCCAGGTCCTTGTACTTGCTGGCCAGCTGCAGCATGTCGGCTGTCTGGTTCAGGATCCTGTTCTCCAGCTGGGAGAGCTCCAGCGCGTTGTCCCGCTTGCGGATGATCTCATGCAGGAGCTGCATGTAGAGCTGCGTGACCCGAGAGTTCATGTTGCGGCTCTCCTTGCGCAGCAGCTTCACCTCACTCACAATGCCGCCGTCCACCTCCACCAGCTGCTGCAGTGTCTCGATCTGCCTCTTCTGCTTGAGCAGCTCGTTGTTGAGCAGCTCTAGCTCTTGCTTGTGCACTCGGTTCTCCAGAAGCACCTCAGGCTCCTTGGAGTTGACACAGATGGCGCCTGTGACCCGCTGCTGGGGCACAATGAAGGTGTAGGTGCATTTGTCCTGGGACTCTCCTGCCCGCTTGTACCTGTTTAGGTAAATGAACTCTCTTGGCGAGCCCTCCTCAGTGCCCTCAAAACCATCGTCCTGGCCTGCAGCAGCTCCCATGGCAGCCAGCAGTCCGAGCCACCAGCATGTCACGCACAGTGGCCTCATGGTCCTTGCAAAATGATGGTTATTCTTTGTGAATGGAATCTATGAAAGCCTGAAAGTAAACAGAGAGGAGAATCAGTGATGGTCCCACCACTGTCGGTGCCCTGTGTTGCCACGTGATCCCAGCCTTCTCGCCAGGCAGGCAGAACTTTCCAAAAACTCAGCTTCAGGATGCTGAGTTATATTCTCTTGTAGTCAGAGAACAGGCAGCCATTCTGGAAGCAAGAGGAGACAGGCAGGCCCCAGCAGAAGTAGAAGGGAAGCAGAGGGGGGGCTCAGGGCATCTGAAGATAGGAGGCCATGGCCCTGCTACTCCCAAAGCCAGCTCCAATGCCTGCAGCCCCCTTGCTGAACTCCTGGCCTAGAGCCTGAGAATCATATCCAGGCAGCTTCaagctggggaggggaggcagacGGAGGGTTTTCTGATCTTCCTCCTCTGCTACCTTAGGCTCCTCAGACTGTTAAGTCTCCCCATTTTGTACTTTCACACCTCCTGAACTTTCCCGTTGTAATATCTATCACAGCTGTTATGAATGGAAGTTCTGTTTGATCTTCTCTCCTGGATTctaactccatgagggcaggtcCTATGTCTGATTCAATCCTGTGTTCCCAGGATGTTGCACTTTGGGCAAATATTTGATAAGTGAATGAATTATTAGACATTCATTTCATTGACATTGTTTGTCAGGGCAGCCTGATAAACAATGTCAATAGAAGGATGTGTCCAGTTATGTGGCTCTGGTCCCTGTGTTAGCTAAGCTACAGAGCCCAAACAGGAACAAACAACTGAGCTCTTCTGAATCCAAATATTTGCAGTAGCCAGTGACAGCACAGTCCCAACCACTGCAATGTGGTTAAGTTAGAAGAGAGTAGAACACAGACATGTCTCCAGCTTTGCCTTACTTCTATTCTTGGACCATTCATCCCTTCACCAGATGTTCATTGAACATCTCTGATGTGCTGAGCAGCATGCTAGCTGCTAGGGATACAGCTACCAACAGGATGGAgccagcccctgccctcatggGGCTTTCGCATCATTATGGCTTTCCCAAATGTTGGAAAGCACAACTATCACATGCTGCAAAAGGGTATTACAGGGAATTGACCTAACTGGAGGGGTCAAGAATGCTTCCCTGAGAAAGTGCCCTTTACACTGACCCTTGAGGAATGAGGAGTTAAATGGGCCAAGGGGGAAGGGAGGACATATGCTGGATCCCTCCACTTGCCCACCCGAGAGCCTTGCTCCAGCAGTCCTCACCATCTCTCCAACATCATCATGGTTTTCCTACAGTCATACTGTTAATTCTCTCCGCTTAAAGAAAACCCTCTCTTGACCTTACATCCCCTCTCCAGCTATTGTTGCATTTCTCTGCTCCCCTTTTTAGCAAAGCCTCCAAAGAGTTGCCTGCACTCACCATTTCCAGAAAGTTCCTCTCTTCTTGGTCTCTCTTGAGTTCACCCTCATCAGGCCTTGCCCCCTTCCCTTCATTCTAGGTGCTCTAGACAGGATCACCAGTGGCCTTCCCTTTGCCAGATGGAAGGACTAGTTCTTGATTCTCATTAATGTTTTCCCTCTCACACTGTGGGACACAGTTGGGCTCCCTTCTTGACCTTCCTTTCCAGAACGCCACCCTGCCTCCTGTTTTGCCAGCTGCCCCTACTCAGATCCTGTGCTGGTTCATCCTCATATTCCTGTCCTTTCTCTTACTGTTGAGGGGGGCCCCAAAAATTAGTCCTCATAGTTTTGTTTACTTTAGTGATCTCATCCAGAGGTCACCTTGGTGATCACCTTCCAGTACTTattatatttattcatgtttatttctCCAGCCTAGAACTCTCCCCTAGACTCTAGACTCATACATAAAGCTGCTTCTTTGGCATTTCCACTTGACTGTCTGCCACGTATCTCAACTCATCCAGAAATGAACTCCTATTTTTCCCCACACCTCCAACCTAACCTGTTCATCCCAGTTTTTTCTGTTAGTAAATGTCCACTCTAGTTGCTCAAGCCAAAAGCCTTGAAGTCATCCTAGATATCTTACTTTCTTTTATACCCCACATCTAATTCACTGCCAAATTATGATGCCAGAAATATTCTCAGAGTCCTgtgtctccccacctccctgccaccACCCTGGTGCAACCCACCTGCACCATTCACCTGGACTATTGCAGTAATTTCCTAACTGGCCTCCCTTCCCTGGCCTTGCCCATCCTACCTTCTGTCCTCAACTTGGCAGCCAGagtagtctttttaaaaaagtccaaCCGGGTCACTCTTCTTT
The sequence above is a segment of the Saimiri boliviensis isolate mSaiBol1 chromosome 2, mSaiBol1.pri, whole genome shotgun sequence genome. Coding sequences within it:
- the ANGPTL2 gene encoding angiopoietin-related protein 2, which translates into the protein MRPLCVTCWWLGLLAAMGAAAGQDDGFEGTEEGSPREFIYLNRYKRAGESQDKCTYTFIVPQQRVTGAICVNSKEPEVLLENRVHKQELELLNNELLKQKRQIETLQQLVEVDGGIVSEVKLLRKESRNMNSRVTQLYMQLLHEIIRKRDNALELSQLENRILNQTADMLQLASKYKDLEHKYQHLATLAHNQSEIIAQLEEHCQRVPAARPVPQPPPAVPPRVYQPPTYNRIINQISTNEIQSDQNLKVLPPPLPTMPTLTSLPSSTDKPSGPWRDCLQALEDGHDTSSIYLVKPENTNRLMQVWCDQRHDPGGWTVIQRRLDGSVNFFRNWETYKQGFGNIDGEYWLGLENIYWLTNQGNYKLLVTMEDWSGRKVFAEYASFRLEPESEYYKLRLGRYHGNAGDSFTWHNGKQFTTLDRDHDVYTGNCAHYQKGGWWYNACAHSNLNGVWYRGGHYRSRYQDGVYWAEFRGGSYSLKKVVMMIRPNPNTFH